A window from Urocitellus parryii isolate mUroPar1 chromosome 1, mUroPar1.hap1, whole genome shotgun sequence encodes these proteins:
- the Mogat1 gene encoding 2-acylglycerol O-acyltransferase 1: MKIEFAPLNIPLARRLQTAAALQWVVTFLLLAQVCVGIFVILIIYNYWFLYIPYLTWLYFDWRTPEQGGRRSSWIRNWPVWKYFKDYFPIHLMKTWDLDPSHNYLFGFHPHGILVAGAFGNFCSAYSNFKELFPGFTVYVHATSCWFRCPLFREYLMGHGAVSVSKESLSYVLSQEGGGNISVIVLGGAKESLDAHPGKLTLVIRPRKGFIKIALTHGAHLVPVFSFGENDLFKQINNPEGSWLRTVQEKLQKVMGFALPLIHARGIFQYSFGFIPYRKPIHTVVGRPIPVQQTLHPTPEQIEELHQTYMEELRKLFEEHKGKYGIPEHETLIFK; encoded by the exons CTCAGGTGTGTGTTGGCATCTTTGTGATACTGATCATATACAACTATTGGTTCCTTTACATCCCTTATTTGACATGGCTTTATTTTGACTGGCGGACCCCAGAGCAAGGAGGCAGGAGATCCAGCTGGATCAGAAACTGGCCTGTTTGGAAGTACTTTAAGGACTATTTTCCAATTCAT CTCATGAAAACTTGGGATTTGGATCCCAGTCACAACTACCTCTTTGGATTTCACCCCCATGGAATACTTGTGGCTGGAGCCTTTGGAAATTTTTGTTCCGCCTACTCGAACTTCAAGGAGCTGTTTCCCGGCTTCACTGTGTATGTTCATGCGACCTCGTGTTGGTTCCGCTGTCCCCTCTTCCGAGAATATCTTATGGGTCATG GGGCTGTTTCGGTGTCGAAGGAAAGTCTGTCTTATGTGTTGAGTCAGGAGGGAGGTGGAAACATTTCAGTCATTGTCCTTGGGGGTGCCAAAGAATCACTGGATGCCCATCCAGGAAAATTGACTCTGGTCATCCGCCCAAGGAAAGGATTTATTAAAATCGCTTTGACTCATGG TGCCCATTTGGTCCCAGTGTTTTCTTTTggtgaaaatgatctgtttaaacAAATTAACAACCCTGAGGGCTCATGGCTTCGGACTGTTCAAGAAAAGCTGCAGAAGGTCATGGGGTTTGCTTTGCCACTGATTCATGCCAGAGGAATTTTTCAGTACAGTTTTGGCTTCATTCCCTATCGGAAACCTATCCACACTGTTG TTGGCCGCCCCATTCCAGTTCAGCAGACTCTGCACCCAACGCCGGAGCAGATTGAAGAGCTGCATCAGACCTATATGGAGGaactaagaaaattatttgagGAGCACAAGGGGAAGTACGGAATTCCAGAGCATGAAactctcatttttaaatga